The sequence GTTTATTACAAATAGAGTATAAAGGAACAATTAGATTCCCTCCTTGTTGAGCCTGCCTGCCGGTTTACCTGCCGTAGGCATGGTAGGCAGGGAGGGGTTAGGGGAGGTGGATAAATAATTAATCCACCCCTCTCAATCTCCCCTCGGCAAGGGGAGAAGTTCTGTTTGTTAAATGCTGACCATTTGGTGTGGTTCTTTGTCGGCTATGCTATTATAAAAGGTGCAACTTAGGAGGTAAAATGGCAGATAACAAAGCTCTCTACCGTCGGTGGCGGCCGCAGGTCTTTGCGGATTTGGTAGGGCAAAACCATGTTAAGCAAACTATCATAAACGCCATTAAACAGGGGCATGTCAGTCATGCTTATTTGTTTGCTGGGCCCCGGGGGACTGGCAAAACTTCATTGGCGAGATTGGTAGCCAAGGCCCTTAATTGTTTAGACCTGAAAGAAGGTGAACCTTGCGGCAAATGCGCTAATTGTTTAGCTCTGGCAGGGGGACGTATGATTGATTTGATCGAAATTGATGCCGCCTCCCATACTAGCGTCGACGATGTCAGAAATCTGATCGAACGGGTTAATTTTACTCCCTCAGTCGGTAAATATAAGGTTTATATTATCGATGAAGTGCACATGCTCTCTAAGAGTGCTTTTAATGCTCTCCTAAAAACCTTAGAAGAACCGCCGGCGCATGCTATTTTTATTTTAGCTACCACGGAAGTACATAAATTGCCGCCTACAGTCATCTCTCGCTGTCAGTATTTTGATTTTCATTTTCTCTCTCATGCGGAAGTCACGGAACAATTGCGCAAAATTGCCAAACAGGAAAAAGTGGATATCGACGATGAGGCTCTCCGAATTATTGTCGACAATGCCGAAGGCAGTCTCCGCGATGCCATTAGCATAATGGATCAGGCGACGAGCTTTGCTGACGGCAAGGTGGATCCAACTACTTTAAAAGACCTTTTAGGGATTGTGGATACGCGATTAGTGGGTGAGCTTACTCAAGCTTTGCTGGATAAAAACGTTGTGGCAGGCATCAATTTGATCAATGAAACTTATTTTAAAGGATACGATTTAAATCAGTTGAGCAAACTTTGGCTGGAATTTTTACGCGAATTACTAATGATCAAATTGGGGAATAGCCAACTAGTCCAAAAATCAGAAGACGAAAAAATGGCTATGGCAAAACAGGCGGAGGGTTTTACTGTCAGCAGTTTAGTTAATTTGTTGCAGCGGCTGGTAGAAGCCATCAATCAATATAAGGTAGCTAGTTTGCCCCAGTTAGCTTTAGAAATGGTGCTGGCCAAAAGCTGTAGTGAAACCAGTGCAACGACCCAGGGCAAATCTATGTCGGTAGCAGTACCGCCGATAGCTCATCCAGTTTCAAATATAATTGAACCGGTGGCAGAGCCTTCTTCTTCTCTGTTGTCGCCGGATTTGAGTGCGGCAGTTTTGTCCGCACCGGGAAGCAGTGAGATTAAGGAAAAATTATGCGAATTATTGAGCGCTGCCAGTCCCTCGCTCGGAGCAGTGCTTAAAACTTGCCAGGTAGAAAATCCGACCGGTAAATTGCGCATCAAAGCTCCCAGTAAGTTTTTAAGAGATACTCTGGAAAAATCTACTAATCGAGAATTGATTCGGGAGCAATTGGTTAAGTTACAGGTAGGCAGTTTAGAAATCGAATATATAGCGGAAGAGTCGCTAGAAACGGCGGCAGCAGTGGCCAAGGTGTTTGATATAATGTAAAGTCTTCCGATTAACCCCATAAACACTATGCAACTGCCGAGCAATTTAATGCCACCGCAAAATGTCGATGCAGAGAAATCTCTGTTGGGGTCTTTATTGTTGGACAAAGACGCCATTATCAAGATTGCAGATCTGATTCGACCGGACGATTTCTACGAAGATCGCCATGGCATTATTTTTGGCGCCATGATGAATTTGTATGAAAAAATGCGGCCGATTGATGTAATCACTGTTACGGATGTTTTGCGGGATATGAAAAAATTAGAGGCGGTGGGAGGCGCGAGCTACTTGACCAGTCTGGCGGGAGGATTACCGAGTAGTGCCAATGTGGTTCGGTATGCGGAAATCATCGTTTCGAAGGCTACCCTTCGGGGGTTGATTGCCGCCGGAGCCGATATTACCTCATTTGGTCATGCAGAAAATAAAGAACTCGACACGTTACTGGACGAAGCCGAGAAACGCTTGTTTATGGTGGCAAGACGTTACCTTAAGGGAGGGTTTGTGTCTGTGCGAGATGTGTTAGGCGAAGCGTTTGAAAGAATTGATAAATTACACGAGCATCGGGGCCAGACTCGAGGCGTTCCTTCAGGTTTTAAATTATTGGATAATATTTTGTCTGGTTTTCAGAAATCCGATCTCATTGTGGTAGCGGCGCGGCCGAGTATCGGGAAAACCAGTTTGGCGCTTAATTTTGCCTTGAATGCAGCCAGTGAAGGATATTCCATCGGTATGTTCCATTTGGAAATGTCTAAAGATCAGGTGGTTGATAGATTGATTAGTGCCCAGTCAGGGATTGATTCTTGGCGGTTGCGGACGGGCAATTTAAGAGAAGAAGATTTTAGCCGGTTGTCTGACGCCATGAGTAAATTGTCCGAAATGCAAATTTATATCGATGATTCACCCGGGTCGAATGTTATGGAAATGCGGACTAAGGCACGGCGGCTGCAAGCCGAAAAAAAGCTAGATCTCCTGGTGGTGGATTATTTGCAATTAATGGAGGCACGGAAAAATTCCGATAGCCGGGTGCAAGAAATCTCGGAAATTTCCCGGG is a genomic window of Patescibacteria group bacterium containing:
- the dnaX gene encoding DNA polymerase III subunit gamma/tau, which codes for MADNKALYRRWRPQVFADLVGQNHVKQTIINAIKQGHVSHAYLFAGPRGTGKTSLARLVAKALNCLDLKEGEPCGKCANCLALAGGRMIDLIEIDAASHTSVDDVRNLIERVNFTPSVGKYKVYIIDEVHMLSKSAFNALLKTLEEPPAHAIFILATTEVHKLPPTVISRCQYFDFHFLSHAEVTEQLRKIAKQEKVDIDDEALRIIVDNAEGSLRDAISIMDQATSFADGKVDPTTLKDLLGIVDTRLVGELTQALLDKNVVAGINLINETYFKGYDLNQLSKLWLEFLRELLMIKLGNSQLVQKSEDEKMAMAKQAEGFTVSSLVNLLQRLVEAINQYKVASLPQLALEMVLAKSCSETSATTQGKSMSVAVPPIAHPVSNIIEPVAEPSSSLLSPDLSAAVLSAPGSSEIKEKLCELLSAASPSLGAVLKTCQVENPTGKLRIKAPSKFLRDTLEKSTNRELIREQLVKLQVGSLEIEYIAEESLETAAAVAKVFDIM
- the dnaB gene encoding replicative DNA helicase, translating into MPPQNVDAEKSLLGSLLLDKDAIIKIADLIRPDDFYEDRHGIIFGAMMNLYEKMRPIDVITVTDVLRDMKKLEAVGGASYLTSLAGGLPSSANVVRYAEIIVSKATLRGLIAAGADITSFGHAENKELDTLLDEAEKRLFMVARRYLKGGFVSVRDVLGEAFERIDKLHEHRGQTRGVPSGFKLLDNILSGFQKSDLIVVAARPSIGKTSLALNFALNAASEGYSIGMFHLEMSKDQVVDRLISAQSGIDSWRLRTGNLREEDFSRLSDAMSKLSEMQIYIDDSPGSNVMEMRTKARRLQAEKKLDLLVVDYLQLMEARKNSDSRVQEISEISRGLKALARELNIPVIAVSQLSREVEKRPRKIPQLSDLRESGAIEQDADIVMFIYREDYYNKDTERQNIADIIIAKHRNGPIGQIELYFKPEIMTFRTLETERGLEIETLVTMEETA